The following proteins are co-located in the Megalops cyprinoides isolate fMegCyp1 chromosome 15, fMegCyp1.pri, whole genome shotgun sequence genome:
- the LOC118790470 gene encoding toll-like receptor 4: MTIVKSLELGVVLQCILAGFILLPLGKEEKCKEVLPNTHFSCVGTKLNYIPAEIPVTAENLDFSFNYLGNLHQAMFPQLPHLRVLDLTRCHIQLIAVNAFHNVRNVTTLILTGNQIKELGNQSLNLIQELVVVDNSLSSLEELHLWPSTKLQVLNAGTNNIESLMIPHYFVNLSDFKLLDLHANKIRVITVAHTLILQEMSGRNLTLILSRNPILHIEPGAFQGIYLHEFCLLGNHAVANLTKSHVMGLSGLKVDKLVVGQYRDATKILTSGEDTLDGLCSVNFQEIYFRHRETGPRPISVFRCMLNATKITIVQGFEHDMEFVQFRQLKELHLRNHKLRAIPARQLSHLHTLETLTITDNRLPVEFGESFVDLPHLKHVDLSFNEIKVRECCRRLFNNTPQLRYLNMRHNTEIYFDTMPFKGLELLEVLDLQHTQLSAVGQYPLLSNLNRLKYLDISYTGTVFMSQIPLVGLSNLEVLIISGNGFQGDSLRYVFANLTNLEHLDISNCEIKALSWHSFTRLKKLRHLVLNSNRLLAVDFLTNPSLGALAWIDAGQNNIVAIPQNVLSSLPTNLSIFDLSHNPMECSCSNEDFIKWTIHQREKLKNLNETLCKTTFSTYIRVIDVDITNCRYNWGYAIAILFMLSFVAAVAYRYKFYLRYGFILLRGYRNPKHMEFQYDAFVIYSSEDEAWVMDELVENIERGVPPFRLCLHMRDFEVGKSITSNIIDEGIVGSRKVIVVVSRHFFDSAWCCFEFELAQSWSVFEETPSLIIVILEDVEEERTRKVLGLHKYLKKNTYLKWKGNYLSNVKFWNRLRNAIIAGK; this comes from the exons ATGACTATCGTTAAGTCTCTGGAGCTGGGAGTAGTTTTGCAATGCATCTTGGCAGGATTCATTCTGCTGCCTTTggggaaagaagaaaaatgcaaagag GTACTCCCAAATACCCACTTTTCATGTGTGGGCACAAAACTGAACTACATCCCAGCTGAGATACCTGTCACCGCAGAAAATctggatttcagttttaattactTGGGCAATTTGCACCAGGCTATGTTCCCTCAATTACCCCATTTACGTGTTCTTGATCTCACAAG GTGCCACATACAACTTATTGCTGTTAATGCTTTCCACAATGTGAGGAATGTGACAACTTTAATTCTTACTGGAAACCAGATCAAAGAGTTGGGGAATCAGTCCTTGAACTTGATCCAGGAGCTAGTTGTTGTGGACAATAGTCTCTCCTCCCTGGAAGAGCTGCATCTATGGCCCTCAACGAAACTGCAGGTGCTGAATGCCGGGACAAATAACATTGAGTCTTTGATGATTCCCCACTACTTTGTCAACCTCTCAGATTTCAAGCTGCTTGACCTTCACGCCAACAAAATACGTGTCATAACGGTGGCTCACACGCTCATCCTGCAGGAGATGAGTGGCAGAAACCTCACGCTGATCCTCTCCAGAAATCCTATTCTGCATATAGAGCCAGGTGCCTTCCAGGGCATCTACCTCCATGAGTTCTGCCTACTGGGAAACCATGCTGTGGCTAATCTCACTAAATCCCATGTGATGGGCCTCAGCGGCCTTAAGGTTGACAAGTTAGTGGTTGGACAATACCGAGACGCGACCAAGATTTTGACTTCGGGTGAAGACACTCTGGACGGGCTGTGCTCCGTCAACTTCCAGGAGATATATTTTcggcacagagaaacaggaccCAGACCTATCAGTGTATTCCGCTGCATGCTGAATGCCACAAAAATCACCATTGTGCAAGGCTTTGAGCATGACATGGAGTTTGTTCAGTTCCGACAACTGAAAGAGCTCCATCTAAGGAACCATAAGTTACGTGCCATACCAGCAAGGCAACTTTCTCATCTACACACCTTGGAGACACTGACAATTACAGATAACAGACTACCAGTGGAGTTTGGAGAAAGCTTTGTGGACCTGCCTCACCTCAAGCACGTTGACTTAAGCTTCAACGAAATCAAAGTAAGGGAGTGCTGCCGAAGACTTTTCAACAACACGCCTCAACTCAGGTACCTGAACATGAGGCACAATACAGAGATATACTTTGACACCATGCCCTTCAAGGGCCTTGAGCTCCTGGAGGTACTGGacctccagcacacacagctctctgctgtcGGGCAGTATCCTCTGCTGTCCAACCTTAACCGCTTGAAGTACTTGGACATTTCCTACACAGGTACTGTCTTCATGAGCCAAATTCCACTGGTGGGTCTAAGCAACTTGGAGGTGCTGATTATTTCCGGCAATGGTTTCCAAGGAGACAGCCTTCGTTATGTATTTGCTAACCTCACCAATCTGGAACATCTAGATATTTCAAACTGCGAGATCAAAGCCCTGAGCTGGCACTCCTTTACAAGGCTAAAAAAACTCAGACACTTGGTTCTCAACAGCAACAGGCTACTGGCGGTGGACTTTCTGACCAATCCGAGTCTTGGAGCACTAGCATGGATAGATGCAGGACAAAACAACATTGTGGCCATCCCTCAAAATGTTCTGTCCAGTCTTCCGACAAACCTCTCGATCTTTGACCTATCTCACAATCCTATGGAATGCTCCTGTTCCAATGAAGACTTCATCAAATGGACCATTCACCAGAGGGAAAAGTTAAAAAACCTCAATGAAACTTTATGTAAAACTACATTTTCAACATATATAAGAGTGATTGACGTTGATATTACTAACTGTAGGTATAACTGGGGCTATGCCATTGCTATACTTTTTATGCTCTCTTTTGTGGCTGCAGTGGCTTACAGGTACAAATTCTATCTGCGTTATGGTTTTATCCTGTTGAGAGGTTACAGGAACCCAAAACACATGGAATTCCAGTACGATGCCTTTGTGATCTACTCCAGTGAGGATGAGGCCTGGGTGATGGATGAACTGGTGGAGAACATTGAGAGAGGTGTGCCACCGTTTCGGCTGTGCCTCCACATGCGGGACTTCGAAGTGGGCAAGTCCATCACCTCCAACATCATCGATGAGGGCATAGTGGGCAGCCGGAAGGTCATTGTGGTGGTGTCGCGGCACTTCTTCGACAGCGCCTGGTGCTGCTTTGAGTTTGAGCTCGCTCAGTCCTGGTCTGTTTTCGAGGAGACACCGAGCCTCATCATTGTCATCCTCGAGGacgtggaggaggagaggaccAGGAAGGTGCTGGGCCTTCATAAGTACCTGAAAAAGAACACTTACCTGAAGTGGAAGGGCAACTACCTGAGTAATGTGAAGTTCTGGAACAGACTCAGGAATGCTATTATTGCAGGGAAGTAG